The following DNA comes from Rhodopseudomonas boonkerdii.
ATCCATGCGGCGCAGCGGGTCGGAAATCATCGGCGAGTTCAGCACGTCCTCGACGGTGACGACATCCTTGAGCATCGCATGCGGATTGTATTGCGCATGATGCGAGGCGGCGACCTTGATCCAGGCGAGCTGTTCGGAGGTGGTGCCGTAATCGTGCATGTGGCGCATCGCGGCCATGCCATAGGCATTGTGCGTGGTTGCGCCGAAGGCCGTTTCGAAATCGGCCTCGGCACCCTGCGCACGCGGCGTCGGCGGCGAGGTGCGCGGCTTGCCGGCCAGCGTGATCAGCGCGACCGAGCATTTGCCCAAGGCGATCGCCTGCGCGGCGTGGCCGAGCGCGATGATGTAGGAGCAGCCACCGGTTTCGGTTGAATCGACATGGCGCGGCTTGAGGCCGAGATAGTCGGTCATCGGCCAGAGGCCGCCATTGGCATCGCCGGCGATGAACAGACCGTCCACGTCCTTGTGCGTCAGGCCTGCATCTTCGAGCGCGCCCTTGGCGACTTCGGCATGCAGCTGCCAGACCGATTTATCCGGCGCATGGCGCGTCGGATGCTCGTAGATGCCCGCGATATAGGCCTTGCCCTTGATACTCAATCGTCTCTCCGCTTGGTGTTTCGTCCCGGTTCAGTTTTTTCTGCCGGTTCGATGCAGGCTTGGCAAGCGACAACATTTCACACTGCGGACGTGAATTTCACTAAGCGGAATGGAGGCAAAACTGTCGCGGAGCTTTTCGCTTGTGTTGTAGCTGTTTGCCAATCTGGTTCGTGAGCTCTCACAAAAGCGGAGAGCAGGATTTCCGGAATTGGTGGGCTCGTCAGCTGCCGTGACCGTAAGGCGGATGAGCCGAAGGCGTCATCCGCCGTGGAGTTTCAGCTTTGGGCTCGGCTGGCGGATTACGCTGCGCTCATCCGCCCTACGGACGAGCGTTTATCTTCTCGCGGCGCTTGCGCGTCCGAGGTGTGAGCAGGTCTCCCCTCGAAGACATGAGGGGAGGCGGCACGCCGCAAGGCGCGTGGGGGTGGGACTGACGCGATCGGTTTGCACTGGATCGCCAGTGCTGGCCGGCCGCGCAACGCCTGACGGCGTGCCACCGCGGGACTTTTGGCTGGAGGACCGCTCTGTCGCACACCGGCACGTCCCTTACTCCTTGCCGCAGCAAGTTTCCGAGCCGCTGATCCCGACGGATTTCTCCGCCGTTCGCCTGTGCCGTCGCAGCCGACCTATCGGCTCCCCCTCGTATTGGGGAGGGACGGTGACCCCCGGCCTCCCGAGTCCTGCTTGCGAGGCAGGCCGCGGGCTCCGCATCCTGTCCCGCTCAAAGAACGCCTCATGAGAGCGCCCCCCGCGAACAAGACGGCAGGGATATAGGGCAACGAGAGGAATATTGTCAAGAACGAAATGAGAACATTTAGACTCTGCTTGTCATCCCCGCGAAAGCGGGGATCCAGTACACACCGACTGAACAGCTTGATCCGATCCCTGGGTGTCTACTGGATTGCCCGGTCCTCGCGCGCAATTGCGCGCACGACCGGCAATGACAGCAGGCGTGGAGGCCACCAGGTCAAGCGGGCAACGATAGGCAGAGACACCCTACCCGTTCACCCGCTCCACCTTCGCCACCACCGCTTTCGCGCGCAATTGGTTGATGATCGCGCTGAGATGCTTGAGGTCGTAGACGCCGAGATCGATGGTCTGCTCGGTGAAATCGGGCGAGCGGCGGTGCATGCTGATATTGTCGATGTTGCCGTCATGATCGGCGATCACCTGGGCGATCTGGGCGAGGCTGCCGGGCTCGTTGACGTTCTGCAAAAAGAGTCTGGCCGGGAAACGCTGCGGCGATGAATCGTCCACGTCCCACCGCACATCGACCCAGCGCTCCGGCTCCTCCTCGAACTCGCGCAGCGCCGGCGACTGGATGGGATAGATGGTGATCCCCTCGCCCGGCGTGACGATGCCGACAATGCGATCGCCCGGCACGGCGCCGCCATTGGGCGCGAAGCGCACCGGCAGATCCGAATTTACACCGCCGATGGAGATCACCGACAGGAACTTGCTGGCGCCCTCGCCCGAACGCACCTTGTCGGCCGTGCTCTTCTTGTTGGCCGCATAACGGCCGCCGACACGCTCTTCCTTGTAGTCCGGATACATGGCGCGGGCGACATCGGCCGCGCGAAGTTCGCCGCGGCCGACCGAGGCCATCACCTCGTCGATCGACGCACGCGCGAGGCGCGGCAACGCTCCCTTGAGCTGGTCGTCGCCATATTCGATCTTGGCACGCGCAAACAGGCGCTCGACAATACGGCGGCCGAGGCTGGCATATTGATCGCGCATCGCGGTGCGCGTGGCGCGGCGGATCGCGGCGCGTGCCTTGCCGGTGATGGCAAGCGACTCCCACGCGGCAGGCGGCGCCTGCTGCGCCTTCGAGGTCAGCACCTCGACTTCATCGCCGTTCTGGAGCTCGGACGACAGAGGCGCAAATTTGCCGTTGATCTTGCAGCCCACCGCGCTGTTGCCGACATCGGTATGCACGGCATAGGCGA
Coding sequences within:
- a CDS encoding thiolase domain-containing protein; the protein is MSIKGKAYIAGIYEHPTRHAPDKSVWQLHAEVAKGALEDAGLTHKDVDGLFIAGDANGGLWPMTDYLGLKPRHVDSTETGGCSYIIALGHAAQAIALGKCSVALITLAGKPRTSPPTPRAQGAEADFETAFGATTHNAYGMAAMRHMHDYGTTSEQLAWIKVAASHHAQYNPHAMLKDVVTVEDVLNSPMISDPLRRMDCCVVTDGGGALIVTTEAIAKSLKKPLVRLIGHGEAMKGPRGGKDLDLTYSAGVWSGPRAFEEAGVTPQDMKYASIYDSFTITVLMQLEDLGFCKKGEGGKFVSDGNLISGVGKLPFNTDGGGLCSNHPINRGGMTKILEAVRQLRGEAHPKVQVPNCDLAIAHGTGGLLGVRHAASTAILERV